AAACTCACGTTCTTGGGCGAGGAGGGAGGGTTGGCCCTCTCAGGTGTTATTAAGTAGGTTATTGCGGTTGGCCCTCCCAGGTGTTGTTAAGTAGGTTATGCTAGCGGACTAGCGGACCTGGGTGAGCCTGTGCAAGGGTCCCTAGTGTTTGTGCAGGGGGGAATTGGAGGGGGTTGCGTAGTGATGCTAGCCCCTGCTGCTGTAAGAATGTCTCGGCCCCATAGGATTTGATTGATTGTGGTTAGGAAGAGGGGTTGAAAGGTACCCGAATGTCCTTCATCGTCCTCCCATTTTAAGGGA
This is a stretch of genomic DNA from Tamandua tetradactyla isolate mTamTet1 chromosome 4, mTamTet1.pri, whole genome shotgun sequence. It encodes these proteins:
- the LOC143680407 gene encoding endogenous retrovirus group K member 6 Pro protein-like, translating into MWTVPITPNKPTRTLKIDKCWYTGTLDSGAEISCLSAHLMTRWEVKEGPSIIRATGSAPSLRSTLPLKWEDDEGHSGTFQPLFLTTINQILWGRDILTAAGASITTQPPPIPPCTNTRDPCTGSPRSASPLA